One Thioclava sp. ES.031 genomic window, ACCGTAATGGACCGAAAGAGCGGTGCGGTTCTTGAGGCAAGCTCAAGTCTTGGCTACGGGGCGCTTGCCGCTTTTTCAGAATGCGCCTCGCACTCCCGATTCGGAGCGAAAATTCCGTTCTTTCGAACCGACGAACAACCCTACTATCCTGCGACGCTGCATCTTATGACCCTAATTGCGCAGATCGTTTCTGCCCCCGAATGTGTACCGATATGAAATATCTCCCTCGCGCTTTTCGGCCCGCGACTCTCTCTATGACCTTTGCGGCAGCATTGCTCTTACATGTTCAAGCCGACGCACAAAACGCTCCAAGTGCTGAAGACCTGCGTGCATTGCGCTTCTACATTGAGAACAATGATGAAGCCGCTGTGAAGGCTGAAGCCCGCCAACTGAAATTAAAATTCCCGAATTGGACACCGCCTTCCAATTTGGCAGATCTCTCGCAGATTGAACCGACAACAGAGATTTCCGATATCTATACGCTCATTTCACGCGGTGATATCGATGGCGCGCGCAAGCTCGTCCAGCAAGTCTCCGAGAAATATCCGACGTGGAAAGTTCCTGCGGAAATGCAGAACCAACTTGATCTAGCAGAAAGTCAAGCGAAATTTGATCGCGCCATCAGCGCAGAAGATACCGCGGCGGCGATCAACATTGCATCTCGGTCCCCTGTATTGATGAGCTGCAACAGGATCAATAATATCTGGCAGCTTGCCAAGCTGCAAATCAGCAATGACAACGCACGCGGCGCACTGGCTGCCTATCGCCAGATCGTCGGCACATGCACAAATACGCCAGACATCATCGCGACGATTGAGAAAGCCGAGAAAGTAACGACCAACCAACAGCTTATCGGCTTGGTCGATCTTGCAAGACAGAGGTTCCCGTCCCAAGCGACAACCTTCAGGGGCTTGCAAGAGCGCCTGCTCAAGGGGCGCGGCACCCAAGCGACAAGCCCCAAAGCGGCTGGCGCCGAAGCCAAGCCGAGCAGTCCCGCAAAGCTGACCACACCAAAGCCTGCTACCCAGGTCACCACTGCAACGGCTCCAAAGCGCACTCGCTTACCGTTGCACGGAGATCGGCGGCTGAACGCCACGCGGGCAGCCGCGAAAGCAGGAAACAACCACGCATGCCTGGCGAATTCTGCCAACCCGCGCTCGATCGATATCGCCTATGAGCGGGCCTGGTGCGCTTATAATCTTGAGCGGCCGCTTGAAGCCATGGCTTATTTCTTAGCCGCATCGCAAAGCGGGCTGAGTGGCGATGCTATCCGCGACGCCAAATTCGGCCTAGCGCTGTCTTACCTCAAGCTGGACATGACGGAGGAAGCCGCACGCATCGCGGCCCAGACCTCTTATACCCCGTCACAACGTCGCCAAGTGGAAGCCATAATTCTAAACCAGCGCGGTATTCAGGCTTATGATCGCAAGGAGTACCAGCACGCAATTGATTATTTCGATGCGCTAGAAGAGATGGAAAATGGTTTATCGCGCGATCTCGCCCTTTTGCGCGGCTATGCTTATCTTAACATCGGCGACACCACCGCCGCACGCAAGCAATTCGAGACGCTCAATGATGTGCTATCAACCACAGATACGCGCAAGGCGTTGCGCATACTATACTCTCAGGCCCCGTGACGAGCAGATCGGGAGAGCCTGATTTTCGCAGTTTTTCCCTGACGCGCCCCTAAACCGATCGGGAAACGCCGCCCCTTGGCTGTCTCGCGCGCGCAGCGCTCTACCCGAAGAAAATTGACGGTCAAGATGAAAATCAACGTATTAACAAGCTCAACGATGATCAGAAAAGGCGTTTAAATATACTGCATCGCCCCCAAAATGGAAAGGCGCGCTAGTTGGCGGCGCGTCTTCAATTCCTCTAGAAACCTGTTTATTTTCAGGAAGCCGCTTGGGTTCGACGAGCGCCAATTATCATGCCCTGACCTGTTCAGGCTGTCGTAGAAGGTTATCAGTGGCAGGACAAAAAAACTGTGCGCTACGATTATCTGATGTCTTGGGGTTCGAAGGCATGACCATGTAATCAGAACAATATTTCTCTGATGCCTCCCGCAGCGCACGCGCCATTTTGAGATACCCGCCATAGCCTTTTTTGCTGTGCATCAACTCATACCAGTCCGCGACCGGAGCTGCCAGCTTGAGCGGCATCTTGTCCGACCAGATCCCTGTGCGAATCTGGATTATGCCACCTTCTAGATACTCAATTTCGATGTGGTCTGCGGCCATGAAAATCTCCGCCTGTATATAATAAGAGCCAGCGGGGCGCGCGACGCAACCGGGGCCATTTGAAAATAAATAGAAAAAAATTTTATCGCTAACCCGACTTTCGTAGCAATGAAACGGGCCACCAGTTATTGCGGATTTCCTGACCTTGTGTTCATATAACGTTGAGTTGATCTACGCTCGCGTAATGTCATGAGGCGCATTGGGAGATTTGAGCTACCCCCTGAAATTCGGACACTGACATAAGCTACGATTTGCAGTCTGCTGATCTTCGACGAGAAGGAGATCAGAGATGTCGAAACGCAAGCAGCACGCGCCCGAGTTCAAGGCAAAGGTCGCGCTGGAAGCCCTGAAGGGTGAAGAGACAGCGGCCGAGCTGGCGAGCCGGTTCGGGGTGCATCCAACGATGATCCATCAATGGAAGCGGGCCTTGCTCGAAGGCGCGTCGGGCGTGTTCGAGCGCGGGGGCCGAAGGAAGCCCGAGATCGACGAGGAGCAGGTGAAGGAGCTCCACGCCAAGATCGGGGAGCTGGCGGTGGCCAACTCTTTTTTGGAACGAAAGCTGAAGCCTTGGGGCGGGAAGTGAGGCGTGGCATGATCGAGCCGAACCATTCGGATCTGTCGATTGGGCAGCAGTGCAAGCTGCTGTCGATCGCACGCTCATCCTATTACTACGAGCCGAAGGGCGAAACCGAACAGAACCTCGGCCTGATGCGGCAGATCGACGAGCAGTTCCTGGAGACCCCGTTCTTCGGTGTCCGCCAGATGACCTGGCACCTGCGTAACGACGGCCACCTGGTGAACGAGAAGCGGATACGGCGACTGATGCGCCTGATGGGGCTCATGCCGATTTACCAGAAACCCAACACAAGCAGGCCGGCGAAGGGGCACAAGACCTATCCCTACCTGCTGCGAGGTCTGCGGGTGGATCGCCCGAACCAGGTCTGGTGCTCGGATATCACCTACCTGCCCATGCGGCGCGGGTTCCTCTACCTCGTGGCGATCATGGACTGGCACACCCGCAAGGTTCTGTCTTGGCGGATCTCGAACACCCTGGAGGCCGACTTCTGTGTCGAGGCGCTGAACGAAGCCATCCACAAGTTCGGCCCGCCCGAGATAATGAATACGGATCAGGGTTCTCAGTTCACGTCCTTCGCTTGGACGGATCGGCTCCGCCGGTCGGGCGTGCGCATCTCGATGGATGGGAAAGGCCGATTCCTCGACAACATCTTCATCGAGCGGCTGTGGCGAACCCTGAAATACGAATGCGTCTACCTGCATGCCTGGGAGACAGGATCGGAGACAAAGGCGGCGATCCGGAAATGGATGACCTTCTACAGCCACCAGCGCCCGCACTCAGCCCTCGGCGGCAAGCCACCGGCGCTGGTCTATGGCCAGAGAAATGATATCAACCAACCCGGTCAGCAGATGCAACGAGTAGCTTAATTTACGCCAGATCCTGTCCAAGAGATGGGGAGTAGCTCAGGAGTGAAGATGAGACAGAAACCCGGAACAGCGAAGCCGACGGCGGAGTCGATGGTGAAGGACATCCGCCGGCGCACGCGTGGTCTCCTCTTCGGAATGGGCGTCCTGCATCGAATTCACGATCAGGCCCACCAGAAGGTTCACCACTGCGAAGGTCGTGACCATGATGAAGGGCACGAAGAAGGCCCAGGCCAGAGGGTGGGTTTCCATCACTGGGCGCACAATGCCCATCGACCAGCTCTCGAGCGTCATGATCTGGAACAGCGAATAGGCTGATTGTCCCAGCGAGCCGAACCACTGCGGGAAACTCGCGCCGAACAATTTCGTCGCCATCACGCTCGCGATGTAGAAGATGATGCCCATCAATAGGAACACGCTGCCCATGCCCGGCAAGGCGCTGATCAGTCCTTCGACCACCCGGCGCAGGCGTGGCGCGACCGAAATGATGCGCAAGAGCCTCAGCACGCGCAGCGCCCGCAGCACGCTGAAGACCTGCGCGCCGGGCAGAAGCGATACACCGACGATGGTGAAATCGAACAGGTTCCAGCCGGAGCGGAAGAAAGCTAGCCGATGCACCACGAGCTTAAGTCCAATCTCGATCACGAAAACCGACAGGCATAGCATATCGAGCAGCCGGATCAGATCGCCAGCCAAGGCTATCGCGCGCTCCGACGTCTCCAGTCCTAGAAGCAATGCGTTGAACAGGATCACGGCCG contains:
- a CDS encoding IS3 family transposase (programmed frameshift), encoding MSKRKQHAPEFKAKVALEALKGEETAAELASRFGVHPTMIHQWKRALLEGASGVFERGGRRKPEIDEEQVKELHAKIGELAVANSFLERKLKALGREVRRGMIEPNHSDLSIGQQCKLLSIARSSYYYEPKGETEQNLGLMRQIDEQFLETPFFGVRQMTWHLRNDGHLVNEKRIRRLMRLMGLMPIYQKPNTSRPAKGHKTYPYLLRGLRVDRPNQVWCSDITYLPMRRGFLYLVAIMDWHTRKVLSWRISNTLEADFCVEALNEAIHKFGPPEIMNTDQGSQFTSFAWTDRLRRSGVRISMDGKGRFLDNIFIERLWRTLKYECVYLHAWETGSETKAAIRKWMTFYSHQRPHSALGGKPPALVYGQRNDINQPGQQMQRVA
- a CDS encoding ion transporter, which translates into the protein MTLRDRIAMALDTSAFRNTITAVILFNALLLGLETSERAIALAGDLIRLLDMLCLSVFVIEIGLKLVVHRLAFFRSGWNLFDFTIVGVSLLPGAQVFSVLRALRVLRLLRIISVAPRLRRVVEGLISALPGMGSVFLLMGIIFYIASVMATKLFGASFPQWFGSLGQSAYSLFQIMTLESWSMGIVRPVMETHPLAWAFFVPFIMVTTFAVVNLLVGLIVNSMQDAHSEEETTRAPADVLHHRLRRRLRCSGFLSHLHS